From the genome of Hymenobacter cellulosilyticus, one region includes:
- a CDS encoding undecaprenyl-diphosphate phosphatase, protein MNYWHALILAIVEGLTEFLPVSSTGHMIIVANLLGIGQLPFTETYITSIQFGAILSVVVLYWRRFLQSFDFYVKLAVAFLPFGLLGFLLKDVIADLLKSVTVVASSLVVGGIVLLFVDRWFSESRKQVTTPSTLQALKIGLFQCLALVPGVSRSAATIVGGLAQGFDRRSAADFSFLLAVPTMFVITAYEMYKTYKVNAPKVEDLEVLAFGNVVAFIVALLAVKSFVNFVSKFGFRAFGMYRIIVGVTILVMIALGINLHLI, encoded by the coding sequence ATGAACTACTGGCACGCCCTGATTCTGGCTATTGTCGAAGGCTTAACCGAGTTTCTACCCGTTTCCAGCACCGGCCACATGATTATCGTGGCCAACCTGCTGGGCATCGGCCAATTACCGTTTACCGAAACCTACATTACATCCATCCAGTTCGGCGCTATTCTGTCGGTGGTGGTGCTCTACTGGCGCCGCTTTCTGCAGAGCTTCGACTTCTACGTGAAGCTGGCCGTGGCTTTCTTGCCCTTCGGTCTGCTGGGCTTTCTGCTCAAGGATGTCATTGCTGACCTGCTCAAAAGCGTCACGGTAGTGGCTTCGTCGCTGGTAGTGGGCGGCATTGTGCTGCTCTTCGTGGACCGCTGGTTTAGTGAGTCGCGCAAGCAGGTGACCACGCCCAGTACGCTGCAGGCCCTCAAAATCGGCTTGTTTCAGTGCCTGGCCCTGGTGCCCGGCGTGTCGCGCTCGGCCGCTACCATCGTGGGTGGCCTGGCCCAGGGCTTCGACCGTCGCTCGGCTGCCGACTTCTCCTTTTTGCTGGCCGTGCCCACCATGTTCGTGATTACGGCCTACGAGATGTACAAGACCTACAAGGTGAATGCGCCTAAGGTCGAGGACCTCGAAGTGCTGGCGTTCGGCAATGTCGTGGCCTTCATTGTAGCCCTGCTGGCGGTGAAGTCTTTTGTGAATTTTGTGTCGAAGTTCGGCTTCCGGGCTTTTGGCATGTACCGCATCATCGTGGGCGTTACCATTCTGGTAATGATTGCCCTGGGAATTAATCTGCACCTGATATGA
- a CDS encoding cell division protein FtsX, producing the protein MAQNRPTRKKKLGSYPHLMVVFSITLSLLVIGLFGLLLIHAHKLSNLVKENIEMQVYLDRDLPETQLLRLQQDLSRKKYVAYKNDQPQVRFLSKEEGAKQFLDQTGEDAVQFLGDNPLRDAYLLKISADYTDSTQMRRIVQELRAEPGVYEVEYVQSFIDSVNKNLRKISLVLLGFALVLTLVVTVLINNTIKLALFSQRFLIRSMQLVGATSFFIQRPFLRRATWQGFASGAIAALLLLAGLQYAYLQLEELRLLRDERLIGILMVSMVLLGCGIGFLSSYRAVRKYLGMSLDDLY; encoded by the coding sequence ATGGCCCAAAACCGCCCGACCCGCAAGAAAAAGCTTGGCAGCTACCCGCACCTGATGGTAGTGTTCAGCATTACGCTGTCCTTGCTGGTCATTGGCTTGTTTGGCCTGCTGCTGATTCACGCCCACAAGCTCTCCAATCTGGTCAAGGAAAACATCGAAATGCAGGTGTACCTCGACCGGGACCTGCCCGAAACCCAGCTGCTTCGGCTACAGCAGGACTTGAGCCGCAAGAAGTACGTGGCCTACAAAAACGACCAGCCCCAGGTGCGGTTTCTCTCCAAGGAAGAAGGCGCTAAGCAGTTTCTGGACCAGACCGGCGAGGACGCCGTGCAGTTCCTGGGCGACAATCCCCTGCGCGACGCCTACCTGCTGAAAATCAGCGCCGATTACACCGATTCGACCCAGATGCGGCGCATCGTGCAGGAGCTACGGGCCGAGCCGGGCGTGTACGAGGTGGAATACGTGCAGAGCTTTATTGACTCGGTCAACAAGAACCTGCGCAAGATCAGCCTGGTGCTATTAGGCTTTGCCCTGGTTCTCACGCTGGTTGTTACGGTGCTGATTAACAATACTATCAAGCTGGCCCTGTTCTCCCAGCGCTTCCTAATTCGGAGCATGCAGCTGGTGGGTGCCACTTCCTTTTTCATTCAGCGGCCTTTCCTGCGGCGGGCTACCTGGCAGGGCTTTGCCAGCGGCGCCATTGCGGCTCTGCTGCTGCTGGCCGGGCTCCAGTACGCGTATTTGCAGCTGGAAGAGCTGCGCCTGCTGCGCGACGAGCGCCTCATTGGCATCCTGATGGTAAGCATGGTGCTGCTGGGCTGCGGCATCGGCTTTCTGAGCTCCTACCGCGCCGTGCGCAAGTACCTGGGCATGTCGCTCGACGATTTATACTAA
- a CDS encoding DUF3098 domain-containing protein: MEPKQTPRFAFGKRNYRLMWLGLAILAAGFITMTLDSADYGEGFLGITLGPILLAVGFIIEFWAIMAKPGDAAPVATDTVTRAEVNAQPIAPAAPVAPAPTAPTYKRS, translated from the coding sequence ATGGAACCGAAACAAACTCCCCGCTTTGCCTTCGGCAAGCGCAACTACCGCCTGATGTGGCTCGGGCTAGCTATTCTGGCAGCTGGCTTTATTACCATGACCCTGGACTCGGCCGACTACGGCGAAGGTTTCCTAGGCATTACCCTGGGCCCGATTCTGCTGGCCGTGGGCTTTATCATTGAGTTCTGGGCCATTATGGCCAAACCCGGCGACGCCGCGCCTGTAGCTACCGATACCGTCACCCGCGCCGAAGTTAACGCCCAGCCCATAGCTCCGGCCGCTCCGGTAGCCCCCGCTCCCACGGCTCCTACCTACAAGCGTTCCTAA
- the truB gene encoding tRNA pseudouridine(55) synthase TruB encodes MSENQRTFDFETGEVLLLDKPLTWTSFDVVRKVKNTLRIKKIGHAGTLDPLATGLLILCTGKKTKQIDLIQVQEKEYTGTFRLGQTTPSFDLETPVDAELPYAHITPEQLQEAALAFTGPIQQTPPLYSAVKINGERAYEVARRGDTAEIKSKEVTIKEFELTGINLPDVEFRVVCTKGTYIRSLARDFGLHLGCGAHLTKLIRTRIGEYRVEDALTMETLEALRPPQPEGDASRPPRPAKARRPEQRAGLEYFQASTNPAPDSDPTASAS; translated from the coding sequence ATGAGCGAAAACCAACGCACGTTCGACTTTGAAACCGGCGAGGTTTTGCTGCTTGACAAACCCCTGACCTGGACCTCGTTCGACGTGGTGCGCAAGGTCAAGAACACACTGCGCATCAAAAAAATCGGCCACGCCGGCACCCTCGACCCGCTGGCTACCGGCCTGCTGATCTTGTGCACGGGCAAGAAAACCAAGCAGATTGACTTGATTCAGGTCCAGGAAAAAGAGTACACCGGCACCTTCCGCCTGGGCCAGACCACCCCGTCGTTTGACCTGGAAACGCCCGTCGATGCCGAGCTGCCCTACGCCCACATCACGCCCGAGCAGCTACAGGAAGCGGCGCTGGCCTTTACCGGCCCGATTCAGCAGACGCCGCCGCTGTACTCGGCGGTGAAAATCAACGGGGAGCGTGCCTACGAAGTGGCCCGCCGCGGCGACACGGCCGAAATTAAGTCCAAGGAAGTAACCATTAAGGAGTTTGAGCTGACCGGCATCAACTTGCCCGACGTGGAGTTTCGGGTGGTGTGCACCAAGGGTACCTACATCCGCAGCCTGGCCCGCGACTTTGGCCTGCACCTGGGCTGCGGGGCTCACCTGACCAAGCTTATCCGCACCCGCATCGGGGAGTACCGCGTGGAAGATGCCCTGACGATGGAAACCCTGGAAGCGTTGCGGCCGCCGCAGCCCGAGGGCGACGCCAGCCGGCCGCCGCGCCCGGCCAAAGCCCGCCGCCCCGAGCAGCGCGCCGGCCTGGAGTATTTCCAGGCCAGCACCAATCCGGCTCCCGACTCAGACCCGACGGCTTCGGCTTCGTAA